A single region of the bacterium genome encodes:
- a CDS encoding L-rhamnose mutarotase: protein MTRHGSVIRVRPEKLEEYRRLHAAVWPGVLRMIGECNIRNYTIYYHDGLLFSTFEYVGDDYEADMARMAADPETQRWWAACRPCQEPLPTRAEGEWWAEMEAVFHTD from the coding sequence ATGACCCGCCACGGTTCCGTCATCCGCGTGAGGCCTGAGAAGCTGGAGGAGTACAGGCGGCTACACGCCGCCGTGTGGCCGGGGGTACTGCGGATGATCGGCGAGTGCAACATCCGCAACTACACCATCTACTACCACGACGGGCTGCTGTTCAGCACATTCGAGTACGTCGGCGACGACTACGAGGCCGACATGGCGAGGATGGCCGCCGACCCCGAGACACAGCGGTGGTGGGCGGCATGCAGGCCGTGCCAGGAGCCGCTGCCGACCCGGGCGGAGGGCGAGTGGTGGGCGGAGATGGAGGCAGTGTTCCACACCGACTGA
- a CDS encoding type II toxin-antitoxin system HicA family toxin, whose protein sequence is MPKLPAVSGDDVVRGLGKAGFALDRWRGSHAIMHHPGKSLTVVVPCHKKDLQPGILHQIIKGAGLTAEQFRRLLS, encoded by the coding sequence TTGCCTAAGCTGCCAGCCGTGAGTGGGGACGACGTGGTGCGGGGGCTCGGCAAGGCCGGCTTCGCGCTCGATCGCTGGCGAGGCAGCCATGCCATCATGCACCACCCGGGCAAGAGTCTCACCGTCGTGGTGCCGTGCCACAAGAAGGACCTGCAGCCAGGAATACTGCACCAGATCATCAAGGGTGCCGGTCTGACCGCAGAGCAGTTCAGGCGTCTGCTCAGTTGA
- a CDS encoding Gfo/Idh/MocA family oxidoreductase — MSFTMRFGLIGLGAAGRSHLAVLARMPEIEVVGIADLQEQYVREMQEQYGIARGVTDPAELIEDPDIEVIAIAAGDRAHYPLVMACAAAGKHVVCEKPIATDLGHAREMVAAMEAAGKLLCISFNNRTDSVTRRVREVAQSGVVGNIRMVRLIGLMAAPDNRLLRDRMGEQAAYQRLLNICEDGKNAMFDCGVHSFDFARFLTGSDFARIEAMGYNLRGLTYPDHGVALCVMANGIFVLIEKGFDYAFEARDYKEYVRYEVLGDAGSLAWDLDTQTLRVYGRDETLQEPLGHGGKGDVRELIYRDFVHSVQQGALQPWLASGMDGLKATEAALTAVESMMARGVATRDVGPVRNWFEQI, encoded by the coding sequence GTGAGCTTCACCATGCGGTTCGGGTTGATCGGCCTGGGGGCGGCGGGACGGAGCCATCTGGCGGTCCTGGCGAGGATGCCGGAGATCGAGGTCGTCGGCATCGCCGACTTGCAGGAGCAGTATGTGCGGGAGATGCAGGAGCAGTACGGCATCGCCCGCGGCGTCACGGACCCGGCGGAGCTGATCGAGGACCCGGACATCGAGGTCATCGCCATCGCGGCCGGCGACCGGGCACACTACCCCCTGGTGATGGCCTGCGCTGCGGCCGGCAAGCACGTCGTCTGCGAAAAGCCCATCGCCACCGACCTCGGCCATGCCCGCGAGATGGTGGCGGCCATGGAGGCAGCGGGCAAGCTCTTGTGCATCAGCTTCAACAACCGCACCGATAGCGTCACCCGCCGCGTGCGCGAGGTAGCGCAGTCGGGCGTGGTCGGCAACATCCGCATGGTGCGCCTCATCGGGCTCATGGCGGCGCCCGACAACCGCCTGTTGCGGGATCGCATGGGCGAGCAGGCCGCCTATCAGCGCCTGCTGAACATCTGCGAAGACGGCAAGAACGCGATGTTCGACTGCGGCGTCCACAGCTTCGACTTCGCGCGGTTTCTCACGGGCAGCGACTTTGCCCGCATCGAGGCGATGGGCTACAACCTGCGCGGCCTGACCTACCCCGACCACGGCGTCGCCCTGTGCGTGATGGCCAACGGCATCTTCGTGCTGATCGAGAAGGGCTTCGACTATGCCTTCGAGGCCAGGGACTACAAGGAGTACGTGCGGTACGAGGTGCTGGGCGACGCCGGGAGCCTGGCATGGGACCTGGACACGCAGACGCTGAGGGTGTACGGCCGCGACGAGACCCTACAGGAGCCGCTCGGGCACGGCGGCAAGGGGGATGTGCGGGAGCTGATCTACCGCGACTTCGTCCACAGCGTGCAGCAGGGGGCCCTGCAGCCCTGGCTGGCGTCCGGCATGGACGGCCTGAAGGCCACGGAGGCGGCGCTGACGGCAGTAGAGAGCATGATGGCCAGGGGGGTGGCGACGCGGGACGTGGGCCCCGTGCGGAACTGGTTCGAGCAGATATAG
- a CDS encoding type II toxin-antitoxin system HicB family antitoxin, protein MQYTVVIYREPDGSYSVMVPALKGCHTCGETLPEAIQMAEEAISGYTECLRARGLPVPRNTASVRVDTRLSPEAMVYLLDVGEPVPVA, encoded by the coding sequence ATGCAGTACACCGTCGTCATCTACCGCGAACCGGATGGGTCGTACTCGGTGATGGTCCCGGCGCTGAAGGGCTGTCACACATGCGGCGAGACGCTGCCCGAGGCTATTCAGATGGCAGAAGAGGCCATCAGCGGCTACACGGAGTGCCTACGGGCGCGGGGCTTGCCGGTTCCCCGGAACACCGCCAGTGTCCGCGTTGATACGCGTCTGTCCCCGGAAGCGATGGTATACCTGCTGGACGTAGGGGAGCCTGTCCCGGTTGCCTAA
- a CDS encoding prepilin-type N-terminal cleavage/methylation domain-containing protein yields the protein MKRRGFTLIELLVVIAIIAILAAILFPVFAKAREKARQASCLSNCRQLGTALMQYLQDYDETLPFASFESPDPVRYGMQKLSPYIKNEQIWACPSAPSVVSYYFADGSLPGRTIPHGWGFDQIHYPYRIIYDTPMTIGDIKQPANSGVLFEKTNAITTMPYVYCAVCYSTAAAYTSQVADRHNNGLNVGFYDGHAKWLSKTTVLSGADARRLWLHDNS from the coding sequence ATGAAGCGCCGTGGTTTTACGCTCATCGAGTTGCTGGTCGTCATCGCGATCATCGCGATCCTGGCCGCCATCCTGTTCCCCGTCTTCGCCAAAGCCCGGGAGAAAGCCCGGCAGGCATCGTGTCTGAGCAACTGCCGTCAGTTGGGCACCGCGCTGATGCAGTATCTGCAGGACTATGACGAGACCTTGCCGTTCGCCTCCTTCGAGTCGCCCGACCCTGTTCGCTACGGCATGCAGAAGCTCAGCCCATACATCAAGAACGAGCAGATCTGGGCCTGCCCGTCCGCTCCGAGCGTCGTGTCGTACTACTTCGCCGATGGCTCCCTGCCCGGCCGGACCATCCCCCACGGCTGGGGCTTTGACCAGATCCACTACCCCTACCGTATCATCTACGACACCCCGATGACCATCGGCGACATCAAGCAGCCGGCCAACTCGGGCGTGCTGTTCGAGAAGACCAACGCCATCACCACCATGCCCTACGTCTACTGCGCCGTCTGCTATTCCACGGCGGCCGCCTACACCTCACAGGTGGCCGACCGGCACAACAACGGCTTGAACGTCGGCTTCTACGACGGGCACGCCAAGTGGCTGTCCAAGACGACGGTCCTCAGCGGCGCCGATGCTCGGCGTCTGTGGCTGCACGACAACAGCTAG
- a CDS encoding uroporphyrinogen decarboxylase family protein, whose protein sequence is MNQAAAKTQRLRDALAHRQPDRIPAGEAFWTGFLKRCRAQWGEDFDPYRAFDLDYVTIMPNLDPRVQEFEVLCEVGEDIVVRTGFGATIRRSGDKPMPHFESFSVSRPEEMADFAFDAPDDPRRFFSGGDDQLNCVGDALSRNIPSWDDRVKPYEGDFALFGGVCEPYEYLWRIIGSENALLWMGLYPEQLGAFVDRIGAWMVGALRAQIAAGAGRLAGMYIYGDVAYVRGMLFSPALWRDMFKPHVKALIEVCREHNLMTVYHGCGCATAIFEDLIELGLDAYNPLEAKAGLDVVELKRDFGERLAWVGNIDVRVLERGDPDEIRREVTYKAQAGRGGGWVFQSDHSVSSSVAPESYQLAIETLRKVGA, encoded by the coding sequence ATGAACCAGGCCGCCGCCAAGACCCAGCGCCTTCGCGATGCCCTTGCACACCGGCAGCCTGACCGCATCCCCGCCGGGGAGGCCTTCTGGACCGGCTTCCTGAAGCGCTGCCGGGCCCAGTGGGGCGAGGACTTCGACCCCTACCGCGCCTTCGACCTGGACTACGTGACCATCATGCCCAACCTCGACCCGCGTGTCCAGGAGTTCGAAGTGCTCTGCGAGGTGGGTGAGGACATCGTGGTGCGCACGGGCTTCGGGGCCACTATCCGCCGCTCCGGCGACAAGCCCATGCCGCACTTCGAGAGCTTCTCGGTCAGCCGCCCTGAAGAGATGGCCGACTTCGCCTTCGACGCCCCGGATGATCCCCGTCGCTTCTTCAGCGGCGGCGATGACCAGCTCAACTGCGTCGGGGACGCGCTGTCACGGAACATCCCCTCGTGGGACGACCGCGTGAAGCCCTACGAGGGCGACTTTGCGCTCTTCGGCGGCGTATGCGAGCCGTATGAGTACCTGTGGCGGATCATCGGCAGCGAGAACGCGCTGCTGTGGATGGGCCTGTACCCAGAGCAGCTCGGGGCCTTCGTGGACCGCATCGGCGCGTGGATGGTCGGGGCCCTGCGGGCGCAGATCGCAGCCGGGGCGGGGCGCCTGGCAGGGATGTACATCTATGGCGACGTGGCCTACGTGAGGGGAATGCTCTTCTCACCCGCACTGTGGCGCGACATGTTCAAGCCCCACGTGAAGGCGCTCATCGAGGTGTGCCGCGAGCACAACCTGATGACCGTCTATCACGGCTGCGGGTGCGCCACGGCGATCTTCGAGGACCTCATCGAGCTGGGCCTGGACGCCTACAATCCGTTGGAGGCAAAGGCCGGGCTGGACGTTGTCGAGCTGAAGCGCGACTTCGGCGAGCGCCTGGCGTGGGTCGGGAACATTGACGTGCGCGTGCTGGAACGCGGCGACCCGGACGAGATACGGCGTGAGGTGACATACAAGGCCCAGGCCGGCCGGGGCGGCGGGTGGGTCTTCCAGTCCGACCATTCGGTAAGCAGCTCCGTCGCGCCCGAGAGCTACCAGTTGGCGATTGAGACGTTGAGGAAGGTCGGGGCCTGA
- a CDS encoding carbon-nitrogen hydrolase family protein — protein sequence MPRLAVAQTALTPGDPPANLDQALALIHRAAGAGAELVCLPECLNTGLPGDRLPELAETVPGPFTEALAGAAQQGGLWVVSGMAERRGDRLHNAAVIIGPDGTLRAVYRKCYLYLGEAEAFTPGTQACVMDMGFATAGVAVCYDYVFPEYIRRLRLAGAQLLLHPTAWVDTEACRRWRYPATEAYRAQCRVRALENGLYVASANHWGPYDASGALQCVGHSSIIAPWGEVLAEVAEGAGVAVADVDFARAAEWAATAAPYVRDFQQVPCPGLEGDEP from the coding sequence ATGCCCAGACTCGCCGTTGCGCAGACTGCCCTCACCCCCGGCGACCCGCCGGCCAACCTCGACCAGGCCCTCGCCCTGATCCACCGGGCCGCCGGGGCCGGGGCGGAACTGGTCTGCCTGCCCGAGTGCCTCAACACCGGCCTACCCGGCGACCGCCTGCCTGAGCTAGCCGAGACCGTCCCCGGCCCCTTCACCGAGGCCTTGGCCGGGGCCGCGCAGCAGGGCGGGCTCTGGGTCGTCTCCGGCATGGCAGAGCGCAGGGGCGACCGGCTCCACAACGCCGCCGTCATCATCGGCCCGGACGGGACGCTCCGCGCCGTCTACCGCAAGTGCTACCTGTACCTGGGCGAGGCCGAGGCCTTCACGCCCGGCACGCAGGCTTGCGTCATGGACATGGGCTTCGCGACCGCCGGCGTGGCGGTCTGCTATGACTACGTCTTCCCCGAGTACATCCGCAGGCTCCGGCTGGCGGGGGCGCAGTTACTGCTCCACCCGACCGCCTGGGTGGACACCGAGGCCTGTCGCCGCTGGCGTTATCCCGCTACTGAGGCCTACCGGGCGCAGTGCCGGGTGCGCGCTCTGGAGAACGGGCTGTACGTGGCCTCAGCGAACCACTGGGGGCCGTATGACGCCAGCGGCGCCTTGCAGTGCGTGGGACATTCGAGTATCATCGCTCCCTGGGGGGAGGTCCTGGCGGAGGTCGCCGAGGGCGCGGGAGTGGCTGTAGCGGACGTGGACTTCGCCCGGGCAGCGGAGTGGGCCGCGACGGCGGCGCCCTATGTGCGTGACTTCCAGCAGGTGCCGTGTCCGGGGCTTGAAGGAGACGAGCCGTGA
- a CDS encoding RNA-binding transcriptional accessory protein, protein MNEVHVSQISRELTLQPQQVSATAELLADGGTVPFISRYRKEATGGLDEVAITAIRDRLGQLAELDARRGAILQSLTERNLLTDELQAQIAGAETMARLEDIYLPYRPKRRTRGTIAREKGLEPLAELLFAQAADTDPQAAAEGFVDAEKDVNSVEEALAGARDIIAEWVNEDARAREQMRSLFARRASIKSEVVLTREEDAAKYRDYFDWSEPVTEAPSHRLLAMFRGEREGFLLLKLRPPEEEAQALLHGLFVQADNAAAAQVAEAAADGYRRLLSHSMETELRQELKHRADEESIRVFTANLRQLLLAAPLGQHSVLGLDPGFRTGAKLVCLDASGKLLHNETIYPTQSERMATQAADRVRELVQKFHIEAIAIGNGTASRETESFARGLALPGVQIVVVNESGASVYSASEVARAEFPDHDVTVRGAVSIGRRLQDPLAELVKIDPKSIGVGQYQHDVDQGDLKRGLDDVVLSCVNAVGVELNTASRELLAYVSGLGPKLAENVVKFRDEAGPFASRQDLTKVPRLGPKAFEQAAGFLRVRGGAHPLDASAVHPESYSVVAQMAGDLGVGIEDLMRDEGLRRKIKLERYVTDTVGLPTLTDIMAELAKPGRDPREQFEAFAFAEGVEKLEDLQPGMKLPGIVTNITKFGAFVDVGVHQDGLVHVSELADHFVSDPATAVKVAQQVQVTVLEVDLARQRIALSLRSHPGQARRQPRAEGDRRHPQGKPQQKRQEKPRQPKPEPIPQTALGRAFANLKLNDENR, encoded by the coding sequence ATGAATGAAGTCCACGTTTCTCAGATCAGCCGCGAACTGACGCTTCAGCCGCAACAGGTCTCCGCCACCGCCGAGCTGCTCGCCGACGGCGGTACCGTCCCGTTCATCTCCCGCTACCGCAAGGAAGCCACCGGCGGCCTCGACGAGGTGGCGATCACCGCCATCCGCGACCGCCTGGGCCAGTTGGCCGAACTCGACGCCCGCCGGGGCGCGATCCTGCAGTCGCTGACCGAACGCAACCTGCTGACCGACGAGCTACAGGCGCAGATCGCCGGCGCCGAGACGATGGCCCGGCTGGAGGACATCTACCTGCCGTACCGCCCCAAGCGGCGCACGCGCGGGACCATTGCCCGCGAGAAGGGTCTGGAGCCCCTGGCCGAGCTCCTCTTCGCCCAGGCTGCCGACACCGACCCCCAGGCCGCGGCCGAAGGCTTCGTGGACGCTGAGAAGGACGTGAACTCCGTCGAGGAGGCCCTCGCCGGGGCGCGCGACATCATTGCCGAGTGGGTCAACGAGGACGCCCGCGCCCGCGAGCAGATGCGCTCGCTGTTTGCGCGGCGGGCGAGCATCAAGTCCGAGGTGGTGCTCACCCGCGAGGAGGACGCCGCCAAGTACCGCGACTACTTCGACTGGTCGGAGCCCGTGACGGAGGCGCCGTCCCATCGTCTCCTGGCCATGTTCAGGGGCGAGCGCGAGGGCTTCCTGCTGCTGAAGCTCCGGCCGCCAGAGGAAGAGGCCCAGGCCCTGCTGCACGGGCTCTTCGTGCAGGCCGACAACGCCGCCGCCGCGCAGGTCGCCGAGGCCGCCGCGGACGGCTACCGGCGCCTGCTGTCGCACTCCATGGAGACCGAGCTGCGCCAGGAGCTGAAGCACCGGGCGGACGAGGAGTCCATTCGCGTCTTCACGGCTAACCTGCGCCAACTGCTGCTGGCGGCGCCGCTGGGGCAGCACAGTGTGCTGGGCCTCGACCCCGGGTTCCGCACGGGCGCCAAGCTCGTCTGTCTCGATGCCTCCGGCAAGCTCCTGCACAACGAGACGATCTACCCGACTCAGTCAGAGCGGATGGCCACACAGGCGGCTGACCGCGTGCGCGAGCTGGTGCAGAAGTTCCACATCGAAGCCATCGCCATCGGCAACGGCACTGCCAGCCGCGAGACTGAGTCCTTCGCCCGGGGGCTGGCGCTGCCCGGCGTGCAGATCGTGGTGGTCAACGAGAGCGGCGCCTCGGTCTACTCGGCGTCCGAAGTGGCGCGAGCGGAGTTCCCGGACCACGACGTCACGGTCCGGGGCGCGGTATCCATCGGCCGCCGCCTGCAAGACCCCCTGGCTGAACTCGTGAAGATTGACCCCAAGTCCATCGGCGTGGGCCAGTACCAGCATGACGTGGACCAGGGCGACCTGAAGCGTGGGCTGGATGACGTGGTGCTAAGCTGCGTGAACGCGGTCGGGGTGGAACTGAACACGGCGAGTCGGGAGCTGCTGGCGTACGTCTCCGGCCTGGGGCCGAAGCTGGCGGAGAACGTGGTGAAGTTCCGCGATGAGGCCGGCCCGTTCGCCTCGCGCCAGGACCTCACGAAGGTCCCGCGGCTGGGGCCGAAGGCGTTTGAGCAGGCGGCGGGCTTCCTGCGCGTGCGCGGCGGCGCGCACCCGCTCGACGCCAGCGCGGTCCATCCCGAGAGCTACTCGGTCGTGGCGCAGATGGCCGGTGACCTCGGGGTGGGGATCGAGGACCTCATGCGGGACGAGGGCCTGCGACGGAAGATCAAGCTGGAGCGGTACGTGACGGACACCGTGGGGCTGCCGACGCTGACCGACATCATGGCGGAGCTGGCCAAGCCCGGCCGCGACCCGCGCGAGCAGTTCGAGGCGTTCGCTTTCGCCGAGGGCGTCGAGAAGCTGGAAGACCTGCAGCCGGGCATGAAGCTGCCGGGGATCGTCACCAACATCACGAAGTTCGGGGCGTTTGTGGATGTCGGCGTCCACCAGGACGGGCTGGTGCACGTGAGCGAGTTGGCGGATCACTTCGTGTCCGACCCCGCCACGGCCGTGAAGGTCGCCCAGCAGGTGCAGGTAACGGTGCTCGAGGTGGATCTGGCGCGCCAACGCATTGCGCTGTCGCTGCGGAGCCACCCCGGACAGGCCCGGCGTCAGCCCCGGGCCGAGGGCGACCGCAGGCACCCGCAGGGCAAGCCGCAGCAGAAGCGCCAGGAGAAGCCGCGCCAGCCGAAGCCCGAGCCCATCCCGCAGACGGCGCTCGGCCGGGCGTTCGCCAATCTGAAGCTCAACGACGAGAACCGCTAG
- a CDS encoding uroporphyrinogen decarboxylase family protein, with product MNSPERVFTTLEGRQADRVPLMELTIDPAIVQQILPGGDLFDLIEHLDLDVVPIGIMLDRRPVEWVDRGQRIFRDKWGALQRLTTEVMPIPWEPARIETEADLDSYAGPDGNDGYFLEMTRKCVARFKDKKAICFVGEEVFAVQQYLRGGMENLMVDYATRPAFVKRLAKVGVEYYVELYRRVIAEGVDIILLGDDYAWKMGPFMSPRHFEEIILPGFRTVVQEIRRAGAYCIKHTDGDIWKIMDMMAGTGLHAFGPLEPLPSMDLAAVKAHFGGKIAVVGNIDVDLLCRGTTHEVIAATKHLLNTASVGGGHIMSSGNSIISAVKPENYLALVETTKKFGAYS from the coding sequence ATGAACTCGCCCGAACGCGTCTTCACCACCCTGGAGGGCAGGCAGGCCGACCGTGTGCCTCTCATGGAGCTGACGATTGACCCGGCCATCGTCCAGCAGATCCTGCCCGGCGGCGACCTCTTCGACCTCATCGAGCACCTCGACCTCGACGTCGTGCCCATCGGCATCATGCTCGACCGGCGGCCGGTCGAGTGGGTGGACCGCGGCCAGCGCATCTTCCGCGACAAGTGGGGCGCGCTGCAGCGCCTGACCACCGAAGTCATGCCCATCCCCTGGGAGCCCGCCCGCATCGAGACCGAGGCCGACCTGGACAGCTACGCCGGCCCCGACGGCAATGACGGGTACTTCCTGGAGATGACCCGCAAGTGTGTCGCGCGCTTCAAGGACAAGAAGGCCATCTGCTTTGTCGGTGAGGAGGTCTTCGCGGTCCAGCAGTACCTCCGCGGCGGCATGGAGAACCTGATGGTGGACTACGCCACGCGCCCGGCGTTCGTCAAGCGCCTGGCGAAGGTGGGCGTCGAGTACTACGTGGAGCTGTACCGGCGGGTCATCGCCGAGGGTGTGGACATCATCCTACTGGGCGACGACTACGCCTGGAAGATGGGCCCCTTCATGTCCCCGCGCCACTTCGAGGAGATCATCCTCCCCGGCTTCAGGACGGTCGTGCAGGAGATTCGCCGGGCAGGGGCCTACTGCATCAAGCACACGGACGGCGACATCTGGAAGATCATGGACATGATGGCCGGGACGGGCCTGCACGCTTTCGGCCCCCTGGAGCCGCTCCCGAGCATGGACCTGGCGGCAGTCAAGGCGCACTTCGGCGGCAAGATCGCGGTCGTCGGCAACATTGACGTGGACCTCCTCTGCCGCGGCACGACGCACGAGGTCATCGCCGCGACGAAGCACTTGCTCAACACCGCGAGTGTCGGCGGCGGGCACATCATGTCGAGCGGCAACAGCATCATCTCGGCGGTGAAGCCGGAGAACTACCTGGCGCTGGTGGAGACGACGAAGAAGTTCGGGGCCTATAGTTGA